TGGGTGAAGCAGTCGTGGGTTTCGAGGAGATCGAGGTCCTCCCGCGAGATCCGGGCCTCGTCGAGTGCACCGCGGAACGCCGCCTGCGCCCCGGCGAAGAACAACGGGTCCCGCCGCCGTGCCAACGGGAGCGGGTCGTTGGCCTGTGCCCGTCCACGCACCGACACCGATCGTCGCGCGGCCCGGGCCACCTCGGGGGAGGCGACCACCAACGCGGCGGCCCCGTCGGACACGAGCGAGCAGTCGGTGCGCAGCAAGGGTCCGGCGACCACGGGGTTGCGCGTGCTCGGTGCCGCGCAGAACTCGTATCCGAGGTCTTTCCTGATGTGTGCGTAGGGGTTTCGTACGCCATTGCCGTGGTTCTTCGCGGCGATCCGGGCGAGGGAATCGTGCTGGTCGCCGTAGCGCCGCCCGTATTCTTCGGCGAGCCGACCGAAAATCCCGGCGAAGCTTCCCGCTCCGGCCTCGGTCCGGCGATGTGCCGCGCCGAGCAGGATGTCCCCGACATCGGCGCCGAGCACACCGGTCATCTTCTCGGCGCCGATCACCAGCGCCACCCGAGCACGGCCGGACTGGATGTGATCGAGAGCGGCGAACAATGCGGCACTTCCTGTGGCGCAGGCATTTTCGACGCGTGTCGATCGAGTCCGGGCAAGTTCGGGGTGACCGACCCCGACGAGGGCGGCCTCGAAACTCTGCGGCGAGAACCCGTTGTTGAACACGCCGACGTAGATGGCATCGACATCCCGGGGCTCGACACCTGCGTCGTCGAGCGCGGCGACCGCTACCTCGGCGATCAATTCTTCGACGTCCGGCAGGTCGAGCTTCCCGAAGGGGGTGTGCGACCAGCCGACGATGGAGGGCATATCTGGCATTGGTTCGAACGCCTCCGCAGTGGGGGTAGGTGGAATCGAGTGTCTGCCGACCACGAGCGCCGCCACGACCGCCCTTGCCGGGAATCGACTGCGGGCTCCTGCCTCTCG
The nucleotide sequence above comes from Rhodococcus pseudokoreensis. Encoded proteins:
- a CDS encoding thiolase domain-containing protein; translation: MPDMPSIVGWSHTPFGKLDLPDVEELIAEVAVAALDDAGVEPRDVDAIYVGVFNNGFSPQSFEAALVGVGHPELARTRSTRVENACATGSAALFAALDHIQSGRARVALVIGAEKMTGVLGADVGDILLGAAHRRTEAGAGSFAGIFGRLAEEYGRRYGDQHDSLARIAAKNHGNGVRNPYAHIRKDLGYEFCAAPSTRNPVVAGPLLRTDCSLVSDGAAALVVASPEVARAARRSVSVRGRAQANDPLPLARRRDPLFFAGAQAAFRGALDEARISREDLDLLETHDCFTQAELMQYEAFGLAEQGKGGLVIDAGITERTGALPTNVSGGLKSKGHPIGATGVSQHVLAAMQLTGEAGQMQLPTVRRAAVFNMGGAAVTNYATVLEQTR